GTGCAAGCATCACTGCCTCTAATTTAAGACAATCGAGTGTGCACAAGAATGTGCTGTCCTCCTTCAGAACGAGCCTCGAGCCACTCTCCGACTTGATGAAGTGCCTGAACTGGATCACGTTGGACGACACCTCGAATTCTTCCGGAAAGCCGTCCAGGCGGCTCTTGGAGATCTGCACCAGTCGCCCCTTGACCTTCTCGATGAAGGTGGGGTCACTGCAGTACACCTTGAGGCCCTGTGACCTCTCGTGGCTATCCGTCACCTCCAGAAACGCGGGCTCTCGCTGGGCTGCCCTCTGACTCTCCCAGTCGACCACGGCCTCCACCAGTTCGCTCAGGTGGTAGAAGTTGGCTTCCCGTCGCAGGAGCCCCGCCTCCCTGAAGTCGTCGGGCAGCTGGAGCTCTCCAGTTCGCAGGAAATTGAGCACATGGCGAAAAACCGGACCATCTCTATCAATAAACGGGTTACCCATGGAGTCAGTGTGCTGAACCGGCTTCTTACCGTTGGCTAACTCTTCCAGGTAGGAGCCTGGGTGTTTGGAC
Above is a window of Solea senegalensis isolate Sse05_10M linkage group LG2, IFAPA_SoseM_1, whole genome shotgun sequence DNA encoding:
- the kctd4 gene encoding BTB/POZ domain-containing protein KCTD4, producing MEWNLRRMESELRHINPDLLQPSKSFKKPSSGTITLNVGGFLYTAHRTTLSKHPGSYLEELANGKKPVQHTDSMGNPFIDRDGPVFRHVLNFLRTGELQLPDDFREAGLLRREANFYHLSELVEAVVDWESQRAAQREPAFLEVTDSHERSQGLKVYCSDPTFIEKVKGRLVQISKSRLDGFPEEFEVSSNVIQFRHFIKSESGSRLVLKEDSTFLCTLDCLKLEAVMLALKSGFKLVTSLDSSKGSVVVAEALHFVK